The following DNA comes from Caulobacter sp. X.
CGTCTCCGACCGTGGAGCACGGCGGTTCTTCGGTCTATGAACGGGAACCCGGGTCGCCACATCAGCGATCCGTATCCGAACACCCAGCGATCTTCGCCGCCGCCTGCCAAACCCATCACCATTCCCGACTGGACGCGCCTTTCCATGACCCATAGCGACGCCGCCCCGTCCCGCAAAGCCCGCCGGAGCCGACTGTTCGCCCCTTTCATCCTCGCCGGCCTCGTCGCGGGCGGTTGGAGCTATGGTTGGTTCTGGCTGCGCGGCCAGGCCGAGCAGAAGATGGACGCCCAGGCGGCGGACCTGAAGTCGCGGGGCTATGACCTGTCGTGGAGCAACCGCACCTTTCACGGCTTTCCGTTCCGCCTGAACGTGGACCTGACCGACGCCCGGGTCGCTGAGCCAACCGGCTGGGCCGTCCGCGCGCCGGTCCTGAAGGGCGAGGCGGCGATCTTCGACGTCACGCATTGGGTGCTGGTCGCCCCGCAGGGTGTGGTGCTGACCCGTCCGGAAGCCGGCGACGTGGCGATCACCGGCCAGGCGCTGCGGGCCAGCATCTCGCACGTCAAGGAGACCCCACCGCGCATTTCGGTCGAGGGCGCGGGCCTGACCTTCACGCCGGCGACCGGCGCCAAGCCGTTCCAGCTGGTCTCGGCCGACGGCATGCAGCTGCATCTGCGCGCGGGTCCGGACGACCAGGGCGCGATCTTCTTCAAGGCCGACGGCGCCAAGACCGCGTTCACCGGCCTCCTGGGCCGCATCGCCCAGGACAAGACCGCCTCAATGACGCTGGAGACCAAGCTCTCACATGTCTCGGCCTTGCGCGGCCGCAACTGGGAAGCCGCCGTGAAGGGCTGGAGCGCCGCCGGCGGCCAGATCACCTTCGAGCAGAGCCAGATCCTGGCCGGCGACGCCGAAGGCAAGGCCAAGTCGGGCGTGCTGTCGGTCGACTCGGAAGGCCGCCTGACCGGCGATCTCGAAGTGGCGATCAAGGAGCGCGTCGACCTCGACAAGCCGATCCGCACGCCGGAGCAGGCCCTGGCGGCCGCCGCCCAGGCGATGGGGCGTGAACCGGTCATCGAGGCCAGCCTGCATTTCCGCGACGGCCGCAGCTTCCTCGGCGTGCTCGACACCGGCCCTGCGCCGCGCGTCTACTGATCGAGCAACGATCGCCCAGAGCGCAATTTTCTTCCCATGAAGGCTGGCTATTGCGTGTTTGGCGGCAAAGACTATGGTCCCGCCTCCAATTTCGGGGAAGAACATGGGCAGCGACGCGACGGACGCCACACCGTCTCTCGAAGAGGTCCGATGGCGGCTCGACGCCATCGACGGTGAACTGCTGAAGCTGCTCGACGAGCGCGCCAGCCTGGCCGGCGCCGTCGCCGCCGCCAAGCGCGCCTCGGGCGACACCGGCTTTGGCCTGCGCCCCGGCCGCGAGGCCCAGATCGTCCGCAAGCTGCTCGACGCGCCGCGCAAGGGCGCCTCCAACGCCCTGGTCATTCGCATCTGGCGCGAGATCATGGCCGATAACCTGGCGCGCCAGGGCCCCTATCAGCTGGGTGTGTTCGGCGGCCGCGAGCCCGCTCGCACGGTCGAGCTGACCCGCCTGCGCTTCGGGACAGCCCCGCGCCTGTCGCTGGTCCCGACGGCCCAGGACGCCCTGGCCGTCGCGCGAGCCCCTTGGGGCGTCGCGGTGCTGCCGCTGGCCAGCGACACGCCCTGGTGGGGCCGCCTGCTGGCCGAGCCGAAGCTGAAAGTGTTCGCCGCCCTGCCCTGTCTGGCGACCTGGGGCCCCCAAGCGGCCCTGGCCGTCGCCGAGGTCGAGGTCGAGCCCACGGGCGGCGATCAGACCTTCTGGGTGAGCGACTCGCCCAAGAGCGCGGCCGCCATCGTCGAGACCCTGGGCCAGGATGGCGTCGCCGCCGAACTGGCCGCCGAGGCCGGCGGCTTGAAGCTCTTTTCGCTCTCCGGCTTCTTCCAGCCGCACGACGAGCGGCTGGCGCGCGCGCCCGGGCAACTGACAGGCGTCATCGGGGCTGCGCCCGAGCAGTTCGACGTGTAAGAAGCGGCCGCCGTACACAGACTGGTACGAAGCCCGAGTAAGCCGATGACCGCCTCCGCCGCCGACCGCTTCGCCGCGCCCCGCCCCGTCCCCAAGGCCGGGATCCTGGACATCCACGCCTATGTCGGCGGCAAGTCGAAGGTCGAAGGCGTCGCCCATCCGGTGAAGCTGTCGAGCAACGAGAACATCCTGGGCAGCAGCGACAAGGCCAAGGCGGCCTATCGCGACGCCGTCGATCGCCTGCACATCTATCCGGACGGCAAGGCCAATATCCTGCGTGAAGCCGTCGCCAAGCGCTTCAACCTTGAGCCCGAGCGCCTGACCTTCGGCGACGGCAGCGACGAGATCTTCGCCCTGCTGTGCCAAGTCTATCTGGAGCCCGGCGACAACATCGTCCAGGGCGAGCACGGCTTCGCCGCCTACGCCATCGGCGCTCGCGCCTGCCAGGCGCAGGTGCGGATGGCCAAGGAGATCAACCACCGCATCGACGTCGATGAGGTCGCCAAGTGCGTGGACGAGCGCACGCGCCTCGTCTTCATCGCCAATCCGGCCAACCCGACCGGCACGTGGCTGACCGGCGAGGAGATCCGCGCCCTGCACGCGGCCCTGCCGCCGTCGGTGGTCCTGGTGCTGGACGGCGCCTATGCCGAGTTCTGCAGCGATCCGCGCTTCGAGGACGGTCTCGATCTGGCCCGCTCCGCCGAGAACGTCATCGTCACCCGCACCTTCTCGAAGCTGCACGGCCTGGCCGCCCTGCGCGTCGGCTGGGGCTATGCGCCCAGCCACATCATCGAACCGATCGAGCGCATCCGTCCGCCGTTCAACACCTCGATCCCCGCCCAGGAAGCGGCGGTCGCGGCGCTGTTCGACGACGACTTCCAGGCCCGTTCGCTGGCCCTGGTCGAGCAGTGGCGGCCGTGGCTGACCCAGCAGCTGGGCGGCCTTGGCCTGGAGGTCACGCCGTCGGCGGCCAACTTCGTGCTGGCGACCTTCCCGACCACGCCCGGCAAGACCGCCTTGGAGGCCGAGGCCTTCCTGGCGTCCAAGGGCTACCTGGTCCGCGCGGTCGCCAACTATGGCCTGCCGAACGCGATCCGGATCACCATCGGCCTGGAAGAGCAGAACCGCGCCGTGGTCGAGCACCTGACCCAGTTCATGGGCCGCTAGATGTCTAATCCCGGTATCCTCTATCCCAAGATGACCGTGATCGGGGCCGGCCTGATCGGCGGCTCGATCATCCGCGCGGCGCGCGAGCACGGCGTGGTCGGCGAGATCACCGTGGCCGACGCCAGCGAGGCGCACCGGAGCCGTATCGCCGAGCTGGGCGTCGCTGAACACGTCACCGGCGACATCGCCGAGGCGGTCAAGGACGCCGACCTCGTGGTGATCGCCACGCCGGTGCTGTCGATCCCCGACCTCGCCGCCCAGGTGATCCCTAAGATGAAGGCGGGCGCCACCCTGACCGACGTCGGCTCGACCAAGGGCAATGTCGCCGAGGCCTTCCGCGCCCAGGACATCTCGAAGATCCACGCCATCCCCGGCCACCCGATCGCCGGCACCGAGCAGTCGGGCCCCGACGCCGGTTTCGCCGAGCTGTTCGAGAACCGCTGGACGATCCTGACGCCGCTGGACAGCGAGGACGAGGCCTACGCCGCCGCCGTCGCCCGCCTCTCGACCTTCTGGCGCGCCTTCGGGGCCCAGGTCGAGCTGATGGAGGAGAAGCACCACGACCTGGTGCTGGCCGTCGTCTCCCACCTGCCCCACCTGATCGCCTACACGATCGTCGGCAGCGCGGCGGACCTCGAGAACGTCACCGAGAACGAGGTCATCAAGTACTCGGCCTCGGGTTTCCGCGACTTCACCCGCATCGCCGCCAGCGACCCGACCATGTGGCGCGACATCTTCGTGGCCAACAAGGACGCCGTGCTGGAGATGCTGGGCCGCTTCACCGAGGACCTGCAGGCCATGAGCCGCGCGATCCGCTGGGGCGACGCCGACACCCTGCACGCCCACTTCACCCGCACCCGCGCCATCCGCCGCGGCATCGTGGCGGCGGGCCAGGAAAGCGCCGAGCCGAACTTCGGGCGGGATCGCGGCAAGCACTGACATCGACACGGCTTCTCCGCTTCACGCGGCGAGCCGCTGAAGGGATGGAAAGGGACGCGGAGCGCCGGACGACGTCCGGAGGTTTGAGTAGTAAATACCGTTTCGACGAAGCCCGACGCTCCGCGCGATCGTTATTCGCCAGCGTCCCGTCGGGTGGCCCTGTTCAGGCCTTACCGGGACCTGGGCGCTTCCGTTTCCAGAAGACCCAGCGGTCGAAGAGGACGGGCTTCCAGCCAGACACGCCCTTTTGCCTTCAACCACGCCGACGGCGGGCGGGTCTGGCCAGCAACCAGATCCCCGGACCGTCCGAGTATCCCCCTCGAACCTGTCCCCGCTCGATCGCCCCCCGCCGCCACGATGGTCGCTGGCCATGCGCCCTTTCCTCGCGACGAGGTGGTTAGAGAATACGGCAGGTTTCGAGGGGGAGGATAAGATCGCGCGAACGCTCGTTCCTTCCATCATCCTCTCCCTTGGGGAGAGGGCGGGGCCAAGCGAAGCTTGGGAGGGTGAGGGTCTAAGCCCTCACCGATAAAAACACAGGGAACACAGAGGTTTGCGCGGACTCACCACCGGCTCCGCCATCCCCTCACCCTCCCACGCCTGCGGCGCGGGCCCCGCCCTCTCCCATGGGAGAGGGTGTTTCGCGCCCGTTCCTTGACGGGAATGGAAGCGCCGAGCGCCCATGCCGCCCCGCTCGCGCCACGCTGCTTCTCGCCTCAATCGCGAAACATGGCCGTAACAATCCAGGCTCATGCAAAGCGTCCAGGGACAATCACCCGGAAGGAAACGACCTCCATGCGCCGCATGCTTCTCGCCGCGCTCGCGACCTGCGCTACTGTCGCCGCGGGCGCAGCTCTCGCCCAAGAAGGACCGCCGCCCGGCATGCGCATGCCGGCGCCGGAAGACATCTTCAAGCGCTGGGACGCCAACAGCGACGGTTTCGTCGACAAGGCCGAATGGACCGGCGCCGGCCGTCCTGAAGACCGTTTCGCGATGATCGACGCCAATAAGGACGGCAAGATCACCCTCGACGAGCTGAAGACCGCCTTCGAGACGATGCGTCAGCGTCGCATGCAGCAGGGCGACGGCCCGCCGCCCGGCCCGCCCCCCGGTCCGCCGCCGGAAGGCCCCATGCCTCAGAACTGATCAGGCCTTCGCCCGATCCGACGCCGTCCAGCCACACCGCTGGGCGGCGTTTTCGTTGAGGCCATTTGCCGTGACAACCTCAACGGCGCTCCATGAACTTGGCCATGAAACGCATCGCTGACGCCCTGCCCAAAATGAGGTCGATTTACCGCCTGGCCGGCTCCATCTAAGGTAGCGTTACCAGTGATGACCAGGCCGCAAAGCCCATTGCGCATAGGGTTTCGGAGACGGGAAAGCTTATGGTTTCCAAGGTGTTCGCCGTCTTGCGCGGCGCTTTGTCGCGAGGCCGACGCGATGACTCGGCGACAGGGCCGACGCATAGTTTCCAGCAACCCTATGTCGTAACATCTAGATAGCCATGGTCATGGCGCGAGGACGTTCGAGCATCCGCGACAATCCCCTCACCTTGGCCCTTGTTCGGCAGGCGTCGCGCAACAGCGTCGCGACGATGGCTGTGCAAGCCGCGGCCGCGATCGGCGTGACCCTGGCCACCTTGCCGTCCGAACGGCCGGTGTACTGGATGTGGCTCACGGCGACCCTGGCCGTCCTGGCCGCGCGCGTGGTTGTGGATCGCCTGCTGGCTTCGGCGTTGAAGGGCGGCCCGCTCGCGCGCCACCTGGACCAGATCGTCCTCGCCTTCTCCGCCGGCCTGCTGATCAGCGCCGCCTTGTGGGCCCTGCTGGCTTGGGCGCGCTTTCCCATAGACAGCCAGCGTACGCGCTTCGTGATCATCGTGGTGTTGTCGGCCTTGGCTGGCGGCGCCACCGGCGTCCTGTCGCCGATGAAGGCGACGGGACGAATCTATATCTCGCTGATCCTGCTGCCAGCGTCCGCGGCTCTGCTAATCGGCCCTGATCGCGCCTTGGGCTTGCTGGGCGTCGCGTTCTGGCTGGTCATGCTGGCGGGCCATCGCAACAACCACGCCCTGCTGGTCGACTCCGTCCAGCTGCGCGACCAGAACCGCGACCTGGTCGAGGCCCTGGCGCGCCGCAGCCACGATCTCAATAGCCTGAACCAGGAGCTGGAGGCCCGGGTCGCGCTGCGCACCCGCCAATTGCAGGAAGCCACCGAGCGCGCTCAAAGCGCCAACGAGGCCAAGTCACGCTTCCTGGCCACGGTCAGTCACGAGATGCGCACGCCGCTGAACGCCATCCTCGGCCTGGGACAGATCCTGGCCCGCTCCTCGCTCAACAGGAAGCAGCGCGAACAGGTGGTGGAGATGAAGGGCGCCGCCCGACGGCTGCGCATGATGATCGACGACGTGCTGGATCTTTGCCAGCTGGACGACGGCGAACTGCAGCTGAAGCCTCGGCCGTTCCAGCTGACCGCCCTGGCGCAATCGCTGGACAATCTTCATCGGCCGACGGCCGAGGCGCGCGGCCTGCGCTTGACCATGCAACTCGAGGCGGGCCAGGGCGAGAGCAGGCTCGGCGACATTGACCGCCTGCGCCAGGTGATCAGCGTCCTGATCGACAACGCCTTGAAGTTCACCCATGAGGGCGGCGTCGATTGCCGGATCAGCGGCGCGGGCGATGACCTGCGGATCGAGGTCAGCGACACCGGCGACGGCGTCGCGCCCGAAAAAATGGCGGTGATCTTCGAGCGCTTCAGCCAGATCGACGACTCGACCAAGCGCGCGGCGGGCGGCATCGGCCTGGGTCTGGCGCTCTGCCAAGGCCTGGTCGCCAAGATGGGCGGCGATATGTCGGCCTCCTCGCGGCCCGGTCGCGGATCGACCTTCAGTCTGCGCATCCCCTGCCCGACCATCGCCGAGACGCCGCAACGCGCGCCGGGTCCGCGCGCCGAGGATGAGGAACATCCCACCCTGCTGGTCGTCGACGACAACGCCATGAACCGCGAGATCATCGCCGCCCTGGTCGAGCCGTTCGGCATCGCCTGCGGCTTCGCCGCCGATGGTCGCGAAGCGGTGGAGGCCTGGCGGAGTCAGCCTTGGGACGCGATCTTCATGGACGTCCACATGCCGGTGATGGACGGCGTGGAAGCCACCCGCGCCATTCGTCGGGAAGAAGGCCGCCTGGGACGGCCGCGCGTGCCGATCGTGGCGGTGACCGCCAGCCTGATGGAACAGGAAACCGCCGGCTACCACGCCGCCGGCATGGATGATGTTCTGCCCAAGCCGATCGAAGTCAGCGCCCTGGCCGAGATGCTGGCCCGCTGCGTCGGCGGCGAGACGTCCGAGACCTGACGTTCCGGCGAAATCAGATCGCGCCGACGCTTGAGTAGCGCCCCGAGCCGGGCTAAACGGAGCGTCCCTTTGGCGGGCGTAGTTCAGAGGTAGAACGTCAGC
Coding sequences within:
- a CDS encoding chorismate mutase: MGSDATDATPSLEEVRWRLDAIDGELLKLLDERASLAGAVAAAKRASGDTGFGLRPGREAQIVRKLLDAPRKGASNALVIRIWREIMADNLARQGPYQLGVFGGREPARTVELTRLRFGTAPRLSLVPTAQDALAVARAPWGVAVLPLASDTPWWGRLLAEPKLKVFAALPCLATWGPQAALAVAEVEVEPTGGDQTFWVSDSPKSAAAIVETLGQDGVAAELAAEAGGLKLFSLSGFFQPHDERLARAPGQLTGVIGAAPEQFDV
- a CDS encoding calcium-binding protein → MRRMLLAALATCATVAAGAALAQEGPPPGMRMPAPEDIFKRWDANSDGFVDKAEWTGAGRPEDRFAMIDANKDGKITLDELKTAFETMRQRRMQQGDGPPPGPPPGPPPEGPMPQN
- a CDS encoding DUF2125 domain-containing protein, with product MTHSDAAPSRKARRSRLFAPFILAGLVAGGWSYGWFWLRGQAEQKMDAQAADLKSRGYDLSWSNRTFHGFPFRLNVDLTDARVAEPTGWAVRAPVLKGEAAIFDVTHWVLVAPQGVVLTRPEAGDVAITGQALRASISHVKETPPRISVEGAGLTFTPATGAKPFQLVSADGMQLHLRAGPDDQGAIFFKADGAKTAFTGLLGRIAQDKTASMTLETKLSHVSALRGRNWEAAVKGWSAAGGQITFEQSQILAGDAEGKAKSGVLSVDSEGRLTGDLEVAIKERVDLDKPIRTPEQALAAAAQAMGREPVIEASLHFRDGRSFLGVLDTGPAPRVY
- a CDS encoding ATP-binding protein is translated as MAVQAAAAIGVTLATLPSERPVYWMWLTATLAVLAARVVVDRLLASALKGGPLARHLDQIVLAFSAGLLISAALWALLAWARFPIDSQRTRFVIIVVLSALAGGATGVLSPMKATGRIYISLILLPASAALLIGPDRALGLLGVAFWLVMLAGHRNNHALLVDSVQLRDQNRDLVEALARRSHDLNSLNQELEARVALRTRQLQEATERAQSANEAKSRFLATVSHEMRTPLNAILGLGQILARSSLNRKQREQVVEMKGAARRLRMMIDDVLDLCQLDDGELQLKPRPFQLTALAQSLDNLHRPTAEARGLRLTMQLEAGQGESRLGDIDRLRQVISVLIDNALKFTHEGGVDCRISGAGDDLRIEVSDTGDGVAPEKMAVIFERFSQIDDSTKRAAGGIGLGLALCQGLVAKMGGDMSASSRPGRGSTFSLRIPCPTIAETPQRAPGPRAEDEEHPTLLVVDDNAMNREIIAALVEPFGIACGFAADGREAVEAWRSQPWDAIFMDVHMPVMDGVEATRAIRREEGRLGRPRVPIVAVTASLMEQETAGYHAAGMDDVLPKPIEVSALAEMLARCVGGETSET
- a CDS encoding prephenate/arogenate dehydrogenase family protein encodes the protein MSNPGILYPKMTVIGAGLIGGSIIRAAREHGVVGEITVADASEAHRSRIAELGVAEHVTGDIAEAVKDADLVVIATPVLSIPDLAAQVIPKMKAGATLTDVGSTKGNVAEAFRAQDISKIHAIPGHPIAGTEQSGPDAGFAELFENRWTILTPLDSEDEAYAAAVARLSTFWRAFGAQVELMEEKHHDLVLAVVSHLPHLIAYTIVGSAADLENVTENEVIKYSASGFRDFTRIAASDPTMWRDIFVANKDAVLEMLGRFTEDLQAMSRAIRWGDADTLHAHFTRTRAIRRGIVAAGQESAEPNFGRDRGKH
- the hisC gene encoding histidinol-phosphate transaminase — protein: MTASAADRFAAPRPVPKAGILDIHAYVGGKSKVEGVAHPVKLSSNENILGSSDKAKAAYRDAVDRLHIYPDGKANILREAVAKRFNLEPERLTFGDGSDEIFALLCQVYLEPGDNIVQGEHGFAAYAIGARACQAQVRMAKEINHRIDVDEVAKCVDERTRLVFIANPANPTGTWLTGEEIRALHAALPPSVVLVLDGAYAEFCSDPRFEDGLDLARSAENVIVTRTFSKLHGLAALRVGWGYAPSHIIEPIERIRPPFNTSIPAQEAAVAALFDDDFQARSLALVEQWRPWLTQQLGGLGLEVTPSAANFVLATFPTTPGKTALEAEAFLASKGYLVRAVANYGLPNAIRITIGLEEQNRAVVEHLTQFMGR